A region from the Halomarina litorea genome encodes:
- a CDS encoding thioredoxin family protein → MTVTLKDFYADWCGPCKTQDPILDELKDDWGDRFEVEKVNVDEEQDVANEYQVRSLPTLIIENDDGVVERFVGVTQREDIETALESAGA, encoded by the coding sequence ATGACAGTTACGCTCAAGGACTTCTACGCAGACTGGTGTGGCCCGTGCAAGACTCAGGACCCCATCCTCGACGAACTCAAGGACGACTGGGGCGACCGCTTCGAGGTGGAGAAGGTGAACGTCGACGAGGAACAGGACGTCGCCAACGAGTACCAGGTCCGCTCCCTGCCGACGCTCATCATCGAGAACGACGACGGCGTCGTCGAGCGGTTCGTCGGTGTCACCCAGCGCGAGGACATCGAGACGGCCCTCGAATCCGCCGGCGCGTAA
- a CDS encoding preprotein translocase subunit Sec61beta — protein sequence MSKGQNSGGLMSSAGLVRYFDSEDHNAPKISPKTVVAFGVLFGLLIQVLNAAF from the coding sequence ATGAGCAAAGGACAGAACTCCGGCGGCCTGATGTCGAGTGCCGGTCTCGTCCGGTACTTCGACTCCGAGGACCACAACGCGCCCAAAATCAGCCCCAAGACCGTCGTCGCCTTCGGCGTGCTGTTCGGCCTGCTGATTCAGGTGCTGAACGCCGCCTTCTGA